The following coding sequences are from one Panicum hallii strain FIL2 chromosome 5, PHallii_v3.1, whole genome shotgun sequence window:
- the LOC112895689 gene encoding uncharacterized protein LOC112895689 yields the protein MAKLLLGLLLVLAVAGTTAAGSCDGDREDMIRECKKYEMFPAEPKMPPSAACCAVWQKADIPCLCKRVTKEVEKVWCMKKVLYVSNYCKRPFKPGYKCGSFTVPPLGQ from the exons ATGGCGAAACTACTCCTGGGTTTGCTCCTTGTCCTTGCTGTTGCAGGGACAACGGCGGCCGGGAGCTGCGACGGGGACCGGGAGGATATGATCCGGGAGTGCAAGAAGTACGAGATGTTCCCGGCGGAGCCCAAGATGCCGCCGTCGGCAGCGTGCTGCGCTGTGTGGCAGAAGGCGGACATCCCGTGCCTCTGCAAAAGGGTCACCAAGGAGGTAGAGAAGGTGTGGTGCATGAAGAAGGTCCTCTACGTCTCCAACTACTGCAAGAGGCCCTTCAAGCCTGGCTACAAGTGTGGGA GTTTTACGGTTCCTCCCCTTGGCCAATAA